The Glycine soja cultivar W05 chromosome 8, ASM419377v2, whole genome shotgun sequence genome has a window encoding:
- the LOC114422219 gene encoding WAT1-related protein At1g68170-like has translation MDMCNVVHALKPILLMVLVQVANAWVNVLYKLALNDGMNLSIIVAYRYVFATAFIAPLAFIVERKTRTKMTWTILFQAFLCGLIGGALPQNLNMEAIALTSVTFTTAISNLIPAITFIISLSFGLERLNLRRAGGKAKIIGTITGISGAMLLTFIKGPEVKMLSFHVNLFNHRNGHVVHPHATSGLMTIFGALASVASNVSYAMWLIIQAKMSERYPCPYSSTALMSLMGAVLSISFAFCVERDLSQWRLGWNIRLLTVAYAGIVVSGVMVAVISWCVRTRGPLFVSIFSPLMLVVVAFAGSTILDEKLYLGSIIGSMLIICGLYVVLWGKSKEMKKNQSGQSESTHKSDTIEIMVKPRVEDKSNNKSNTLINSVNVTGDNKDSWKNGRESNVSHIHCCKVQEEVTSQNVSRT, from the exons ATGGATATGTGTAACGTAGTGCATGCGTTAAAGCCCATTCTGCTAATGGTGCTGGTGCAGGTTGCAAATGCTTGGGTCAATGTTCTCTACAAGCTCGCGCTTAACGATGGCATGAACTTGAGTATCATTGTTGCTTACCGTTATGTTTTTGCAACTGCTTTCATTGCTCCACTTGCTTTCATTGTTGAAAG GAAAACGAGGACAAAGATGACTTGGACGATACTGTTTCAGGCATTTCTGTGCGGCTTAATTGG TGGAGCATTGCCTCAAAACTTAAACATGGAAGCGATTGCTTTAACTTCAGTAACGTTTACAACAGCCATATCCAACCTCATTCCAGCCATCACTTTTATCATATCCCTCTCCTTCGG ATTGGAGAGATTAAATTTAAGAAGAGCAGGAGGGAAGGCGAAGATAATTGGAACAATAACTGGAATTAGTGGGGCAATGCTACTGACATTCATTAAAGGCCCAGAAGTTAAGATGCTGTCTTTCCATGTAAACCTTTTCAACCACCGAAACGGCCATGTCGTACATCCACACGCTACTTCTGGCCTTATGACCATATTTGGTGCTCTCGCTTCTGTCGCAAGCAACGTCTCTTATGCCATGTGGCTTATCATTCAG GCAAAGATGAGTGAAAGATACCCGTGTCCTTATTCGAGCACAGCGTTGATGTCCCTAATGGGGGCAGTGTTATCCATTTCGTTTGCTTTTTGTGTTGAAAGGGATTTGAGTCAGTGGAGGTTGGGTTGGAATATCAGACTATTGACTGTGGCTTATGCG GGTATAGTGGTTTCTGGAGTGATGGTAGCCGTGATTTCGTGGTGTGTACGCACGAGAGGTCCACTGTTTGTCTCCATTTTTAGCCCTCTAATGCTTGTGGTTGTGGCCTTTGCTGGATCCACTATTTTGGACGAGAAACTATACCTTggaag CATCATTGGATCAATGTTGATTATTTGCGGATTATACGTGGTTCTTTGGGGTAAGAGCAAAGAGATGAAGAAGAATCAATCTGGTCAGTCAGAAAGCACCCATAAATCTGACACAATTGAAATAATGGTCAAACCTCGTGTAGAAGATAAAAGCAACAATAAGAGCAATACCCTCATTAACTCTGTAAATGTGACGGGGGATAATAAAGATTCATGGAAAAATGGACGTGAAAGCAATGTATCACATATACACTGCTGCAAGGTGCAAGAAGAAGTAACATCTCAGAATGTCTCACGTACCTAA